One genomic region from Ptychodera flava strain L36383 chromosome 5, AS_Pfla_20210202, whole genome shotgun sequence encodes:
- the LOC139133545 gene encoding kelch-like protein 7 — protein MNRLQFRLGSSTSSSATNLLSASAARTGSSSPVEDVEKEDNTVTVPTFHSAPVKRQSRFLAAMNVMRKQQELCDVELMVDGKAIASHRVVLAACSAFFHAMFTSKYTEAENAKVELKEVDSGTVETLVNFAYTGDIELTSSNVQSIMSAANRYQINDVIEMCVEFLKRELSPENCLGIREFANFLNSEKLHVQATKYSHENFTEVCKHEEFFEMSFSHVTDYLSKDELVVRCEDEVFDAAVQWIKYKKEERMPLRTQVFEKIRFPLITKGYLSTVVESDETMQDDSRCLKMLVSGMKHHLLDKEKRENIGIKDVKPRAKKHNWHIAVFSGSEPDTCQWFNEQGSAGIITSSGNKVKHSWITIPSMPEKRRDHAVACINNVVYIVGGSYLFPLHRIDCFNISTQEYSTLTVQLESARDMLAACACKGMLYITGGTTNHGSTSLKSTECYDPVKQRWFSKQPMFYARYDHAMVELNGWLYVCGGASGGACNRRPLKSCEKFYSGPNVLMNNRWAEIAPMNAARKGLGLAVVNEFIYAIGGTDEHGTLESVERYDPKQNQWKMVAKLPSKLTSVKCGVLNGSIYVVAAQRDVGRLSQVLEYRPAEDRWVFHYNVRAFNNSNAAVTVVDVCAVE, from the exons atgaatCGGTTGCAATTTCGTTTGGGATCTAGCACAAGTAGCAGTGCTACAAATCTTTTATCTGCTAGTGCTGCAAGAACTGGGTCATCGTCACCAGTGGAAGACGTTGAGAAAGAAGACAACACAGTCACCGTGCCGACATTCCATTCGGCCCCAGTGAAACGCCAGTCGCGGTTTTTAGCCGCGATGAATGTGATGCGAAAACAACAGGAATTGTGTGACGTTGAGCTGATGGTCGACGGCAAAGCAATAGCCAGCCACAGGGTAGTGCTTGCTGCTTGTAGTGCATTCTTCCATGCGATGTTTACATCCAAATATACGGAAGCCGAAAACGCCAAAGTCGAATTGAAAGAGGTTGATTCAGGCACTGTGGAGACACTTGTAAATTTTGCATACACAGGTGACATCGAATTGACCTCTTCCAATGTTCAAAGTATCATGTCTGCTGCCAACCGCTACCAGatcaatgacgtcatagaaATGTGTGTTGAATTCCTCAAAAGAGAACTGAGCCCCGAAAACTGCCTCGGAATTCGCGAGTTTGCGAATTTCTTGAACTCCGAGAAACTTCACGTCCAAGCCACCAAGTATTCTCATGAAAACTTCACAGAAGTGTGCAAGCATGAAGAGTTCTTTGAGATGAGCTTCAGTCATGTGACCGACTACCTGTCCAAGGATGAGCTGGTTGTCAGATGTGAGGACGAAGTGTTTGACGCAGCTGTGCAGTGgattaaatacaaaaaagagGAGCGAATGCCCCTGCGTACGCAAGTATTCGAGAAGATCCGTTTTCCACTCATCACAAAAGGATATCTGAGCACAGTTGTTGAATCTGATGAGACCATGCAGGATGACTCCAGGTGTCTTAAAATGTTAGTGAGTGGAATGAAGCACCACTTGCTGGACAAAGAGAAGCGAGAGAATATTGGCATCAAAGACGTCAAGCCGCGTGCCAAGAAACACAATTGGCACATCGCTGTTTTCTCTGGATCTGAACCAGATACCTGTCAGTGGTTCAATGAACAAGGCAGTGCAGGCATAATTACCAGCAGTGGGAATAAAGTCAAACATTCATGGATTACAATACCCAGCATGCCTGAAAAGCGCCGGGATCATGCTGTAGCGTGCATCAACAACGTAGTGTATATTGTAGGAGGGTCGTACCTGTTTCCACTCCATCGCATCGACTGTTTCAACATTTCAACTCAGGAGTATTCCACGCTGACAGTACAATTAGAAAGTGCTCGTGACATGCTTGCAGCGTGTGCATGCAAAGGAATGCTGTATATCACTGGTGGTACTACAAATCATG GTAGTACATCTCTTAAAAGCACAGAGTGCTACGACCCAGTCAAGCAAAGATGGTTCAGTAAACAACCCATGTTTTACGCCAGATACGACCATGCCATGGTAGAGTTGAACGGATGGTTGTATGTATGTGGTGGAGCATCAGGCGGAGCCTGCAATAGAAGACCATTGAAGAGCTGTGAGAAGTTCTACAGTGGTCCGAATGTCCTCATGAACAATCGTTGGGCAGAAATTGCACCAATGAATGCAGCACGCAAAGGACTCGGCCTAGCAGTTGTCAACGAGTTCATCTATGCGATTGGGGGAACCGATGAGCACGGTACCCTAGAGAGCGTTGAACGCTACGATCCAAAACAAAACCAGTGGAAAATGGTGGCCAAGTTACCATCCAAGCTAACCAGTGTGAAATGCGGTGTTTTGAATGGTTCTATTTATGTTGTTGCAGCTCAGAGGGACGTAGGGAGGCTCAGCCAGGTACTGGAGTACAGACCAGCTGAAGATCGCTGGGTGTTCCACTACAATGTACGAGCTTTCAACAACAGCAATGCTGCTGTTACTGTTGTAGATGTCTGCGCAGTAGAATAG
- the LOC139133650 gene encoding tripartite motif-containing protein 2-like, protein MAASKLTTPEEILDEIGGDFLTCPVCLEQYKNPKILPCYHSVCQQCLEELVEKTGDLNCPTCQSCVQVPGGRVACLDNSFFISSLLEVVKKRADEAGNQGKRKCEFCEEVEASVFCVDCEQYYCDRCGGRLHRKMKLATSHEVLTVEEYKTGIKKRASSVKACERCQVHRKNEVKFYCDTCRIPICIACTVIDHRAPDHCHRYLQEVADECNKELAVLVEELTMKTREVEQSRAKIKEECKKVRKECLVNKQKVRKQKDALIDKLENEERKLIDKLETTCSLRVKRLESDISDLELKYENLISSFAYAEALMHHGNAAQLVSKRQSVVTKLEKLVAMDTKRGISLEHTVTEFIPSDNITTDGILGLLRSDVCISQCTVDNIPKCLRKSESMNLKITTKDTSGKPVIPRQAVEVTLTKPDGSKTNLDVTDSRDGTHTVTANTDMDGTYQVAMTIGDQEVPGSPFEIPVIKGLVKTIGKNGTNKGEFDLPRGVTVNNDGDMVVTDTNNYRVQIIGIDGNWKKSFEFQQFCKSFVPVDVAVSADDRYLMTDLNNKQVVVSDEDGNVITSFGQTELKCPRCIKISPLDGAVYVSDWDGKFGDDTDKDGHCIRRYTQDGQYIKYFGKYGEENGEFKGPFMMAIDNQGMLFVADFNNHRIQVFNADDQFLYKFGSPGREDGHLFGPVGLCLDRNRYVYINDLRNRIQKFDSTGRFLSRVDREEDGLNIPAGMTFIDSAAIDIAMIDRANHCIRLYVQ, encoded by the coding sequence ATGGCGGCTTCCAAGTTGACGACACCTGAAGAAATTCTTGATGAAATTGGTGGCGATTTTTTAACTTGTCCAGTCTGCCTGGAACAGTATAAGAATCCAAAAATCCTGCCTTGCTATCATTCTGTTTGTCAGCAATGTCTTGAAGAACTGGTGGAGAAAACCGGTGATTTGAACTGCCCTACTTGTCAGAGTTGTGTACAGGTTCCCGGAGGTAGGGTTGCATGTCTTGATAACAGCTTCTTCATCAGCTCATTGCTAGAAGTTGTGAAGAAGAGAGCAGACGAGGCCGGCAATCAAGGTAAAAGAAAGTGTGAGTTTTGTGAAGAAGTTGAAGCTTCAGTATTTTGTGTGGATTGTGAGCAGTATTACTGTGATAGGTGTGGTGGAAGACTCCATAGGAAAATGAAACTAGCAACTTCACATGAAGTGTTGACTGTTGAAGAATACAAGACAGGAATTAAGAAGAGAGCTTCCTCTGTGAAAGCATGTGAAAGGTGTCAAGTTCATCGAAAAAATGAGGTCAAATTCTACTGCGATACATGCAGGATTCCTATCTGTATTGCATGCACTGTAATTGATCACCGCGCTCCTGACCATTGTCATCGATATCTTCAAGAAGTGGCAGATGAATGCAACAAAGAGCTTGCAGTGCTGGTTGAAGAGTTAACAATGAAAACAAGAGAAGTGGAGCAAAGCAGAGCAAAGATTAAAGAAGAGTGCAAGAAAGTGAGAAAAGAGTGTTTAGTGAACAAACAGAAAGTCCGGAAACAGAAAGACGCCCTCATTGACAAGCTAGAGAATGAAGAAAGAAAGCTGATAGATAAGTTAGAGACCACCTGTAGTCTGCGGGTCAAACGTCTTGAAAGTGACATCAGTGACCTTgagttgaaatatgaaaatcttaTCAGCAGTTTTGCTTATGCTGAAgcactgatgcatcatgggaatgcaGCTCAGCTTGTCTCAAAACGTCAAAGCGTGGTGACTAAACTTGAAAAGTTGGTTGCCATGGATACCAAACGTGGCATATCTCTAGAACACACAGTGACAGAGTTCATTCCTTCTGATAACATCACAACAGATGGAATCCTGGGATTGCTGAGATCTGATGTCTGTATCTCACAATGTACAGTTGACAATATTCCAAAGTGTCTGCGTAAAAGTGAATCCATGAATCTGAAGATTACAACCAAGGATACATCTGGAAAACCAGTGATTCCAAGACAAGCAGTGGAAGTGACATTGACCAAACCAGATGGATCAAAGACAAACCTTGATGTGACAGACAGCAGAGATGGCACACACACTGTGACTGCTAACACTGACATGGATGGTACATATCAAGTTGCCATGACAATAGGAGATCAGGAAGTACCAGGATCGCCATTTGAAATTcctgtcatcaaaggattggTGAAAACAATTGGTAAAAATGGAACCAATAAGGGAGAGTTTGATTTACCACGTGGTGTGACAGTCAACAATGATGGAGATATGGTCGTAACAGATACAAATAACTACAGAGTACAAATTATTGGCATTGATGgaaattggaaaaaatcttttgaatttcaacagttTTGCAAGAGCTTTGTTCCAGTTGATGTAGCAGTGTCAGCTGATGACCGATACCTCATGACAgacttgaacaacaaacaagttgtcgtaagtGATGAGGATGGGAACGTGATCACGAGCTTTGGTCAAACTGAACTGAAATGCCCAAGATGTATCAAGATCAGCCCACTAGATGGCGCTGTTTATGTCAGCGACTGGGATGGGAAGTTTGGAGATGACACTGACAAGGACGGACACTGTATCAGGAGGTACACACAGGACGGCCAGTACATCAAGTACTTTGGGAAGTATGGCGAAGAGAATGGTGAATTCAAAGGACCGTTCATGATGGCGATAGACAACCAGGGGATGTTGTTTGTAGCTGACTTCAATAACCACCGCATCCAGGTGTTCAATGCAGATGATCAGTTCCTGTACAAATTTGGATCCCCAGGGAGAGAGGATGGTCATTTGTTTGGTCCAGTTGGTCTATGTCTAGACCGAAACAGATATGTATACATCAACGATTTAAGAAATCGCATTCAGAAATTTGACAGCACTGGCAGATTTCTATCTCGAGTGGACAGAGAGGAAGATGGGCTGAATATACCTGCTggaatgacatttattgattcTGCTGCCATAGATATAGCCATGATAGATCGCGCCAACCATTGTATCAGATTGTATGTACAGTGA